Proteins encoded within one genomic window of Flavobacterium gilvum:
- the rsmG gene encoding 16S rRNA (guanine(527)-N(7))-methyltransferase RsmG gives MDEILKYFPNLSDNQIEQFKKLDFLYHDWNEKINVISRKDIDSLYTKHILHSLAIAKVNKFEPGTYILDVGTGGGFPGIPLAILFPETRFYLIDVIAKKIKVVKAVAEALELKNVKAEQIRAENVKGDFDFIVSRAVTNMPDFVSWIKTKIKKQNKHELKNGILYLKGGDLTEELKDFPKATEYNISDFFEDEFFETKKVVHLPLKFVV, from the coding sequence ATGGATGAGATTCTAAAGTATTTTCCTAACCTGTCTGATAATCAGATAGAACAGTTTAAAAAGTTGGATTTTTTATACCACGATTGGAATGAAAAAATCAATGTTATTTCGCGCAAAGATATCGACTCGTTGTACACAAAGCATATATTGCATTCACTGGCTATTGCCAAAGTAAATAAGTTTGAACCCGGAACTTATATTTTAGATGTAGGAACAGGTGGTGGATTTCCAGGTATTCCATTGGCTATTCTTTTTCCTGAAACGCGTTTTTATTTAATTGATGTTATTGCCAAAAAAATAAAAGTGGTGAAAGCGGTTGCTGAAGCATTAGAATTGAAAAATGTCAAAGCTGAGCAAATTCGTGCCGAAAATGTAAAAGGAGATTTCGATTTCATCGTAAGTCGTGCGGTGACAAATATGCCTGATTTTGTTTCTTGGATTAAAACCAAAATCAAAAAACAAAACAAACACGAACTGAAAAATGGTATTCTGTATTTGAAAGGCGGTGATTTGACCGAAGAATTAAAAGATTTCCCGAAAGCCACAGAATATAATATTTCCGATTTCTTCGAAGATGAGTTTTTTGAGACCAAGAAAGTGGTTCATTTACCTTTGAAATTTGTTGTGTAA
- the pruA gene encoding L-glutamate gamma-semialdehyde dehydrogenase, with the protein MLKGFFNVPKAVNEPVKSYAPNSPEKTAVLAAYKEMWNSKIDVPLYIGSEEIKTGNTKNITAPHDHQHVVGTYHLAEKSHIEKAIANALESRTAWANMAWEQRAAIFLKAAELIAGPYRAKINAATMIGQSKNIHQAEIDAACELIDFLRFNVEFMTQIYADQPKSASDMWNRLEYRPLEGFVYAITPFNFTAIAANLPASAAMMGNVVVWKPSDSQVFSAKIIIDVFKEAGVPDGVINVVFGDALMITDTVLASRDFAGIHFTGSTHVFKDIWAKIGTNINHYKTYPRIVGETGGKDFIIAHPSANPKQVTTGITRGAFEFQGQKCSAASRAYVPQSLWPAVKEQLIADVKSMKMGSPEDFGNFITAVIHEGSFDKLASYIDQAKKDADAEIIVGGNYDKSVGYFIEPTVIVTTNPKYTTMETELFGPVITIYVYEDAKWSETLKLVDTTSEYALTGAVFSQDRYAIEEATVALQNAAGNFYINDKPTGAIVGMQPFGGARASGTNDKAGSALNLLRWVSPRTIKETFVTPTDYRYPFLGE; encoded by the coding sequence ATGCTAAAAGGATTTTTCAACGTACCCAAAGCGGTAAACGAACCTGTAAAAAGTTACGCCCCCAATTCCCCGGAAAAAACAGCTGTTCTAGCAGCGTATAAAGAAATGTGGAATTCTAAAATTGATGTTCCGCTGTATATTGGAAGCGAAGAGATTAAAACAGGAAACACCAAAAATATTACAGCCCCACACGATCATCAACACGTTGTAGGAACCTATCATTTGGCAGAAAAATCACATATTGAAAAGGCTATTGCAAATGCATTGGAATCCAGAACCGCATGGGCAAATATGGCTTGGGAACAAAGAGCAGCGATTTTCTTAAAAGCAGCCGAATTAATTGCAGGTCCTTACAGAGCAAAAATCAATGCTGCAACGATGATTGGTCAATCCAAAAATATCCATCAGGCCGAAATTGACGCCGCCTGTGAATTGATTGATTTTTTACGTTTCAACGTAGAGTTCATGACACAAATTTATGCCGACCAGCCAAAATCAGCATCTGATATGTGGAACCGTCTAGAATACAGACCGCTTGAAGGTTTTGTATATGCGATAACTCCATTCAACTTTACTGCAATTGCTGCCAACTTGCCTGCCAGTGCCGCCATGATGGGGAATGTAGTAGTATGGAAACCAAGTGACAGTCAGGTTTTTTCTGCAAAAATTATCATTGATGTATTCAAAGAAGCTGGTGTTCCAGATGGAGTTATCAATGTTGTTTTCGGAGATGCTTTAATGATTACAGATACAGTTTTGGCAAGTCGCGATTTTGCCGGAATTCACTTTACTGGTTCAACTCACGTATTCAAAGATATTTGGGCAAAAATTGGAACAAACATCAACCATTACAAAACATACCCAAGAATTGTTGGGGAAACTGGCGGTAAAGATTTCATTATCGCTCATCCAAGTGCCAATCCAAAACAAGTTACTACAGGAATCACACGTGGTGCATTTGAATTTCAAGGACAAAAATGTTCTGCCGCATCAAGAGCCTATGTACCACAAAGTTTATGGCCTGCCGTTAAAGAACAATTAATTGCTGATGTAAAATCTATGAAAATGGGTTCTCCAGAAGATTTTGGAAACTTCATTACTGCCGTTATTCACGAAGGTTCTTTTGACAAATTGGCCAGTTATATTGACCAAGCCAAAAAAGATGCTGATGCCGAAATTATCGTTGGAGGAAATTACGACAAATCTGTTGGTTATTTTATTGAACCAACCGTAATCGTAACTACAAACCCAAAATACACTACGATGGAAACTGAATTATTCGGACCAGTAATCACGATTTATGTTTATGAAGACGCTAAATGGTCCGAAACACTAAAATTGGTTGACACTACATCTGAATATGCTTTGACTGGAGCAGTTTTCAGCCAAGACCGTTACGCCATTGAGGAAGCAACAGTTGCATTACAAAATGCTGCAGGAAACTTCTACATCAATGATAAACCAACTGGAGCCATTGTAGGAATGCAGCCATTTGGTGGAGCAAGAGCTTCGGGAACCAATGACAAAGCGGGTTCTGCATTGAACTTATTGCGTTGGGTTTCACCAAGAACAATCAAAGAAACATTTGTAACTCCAACAGATTACAGATATCCGTTTCTTGGCGAATAA
- the apaG gene encoding Co2+/Mg2+ efflux protein ApaG: MVSQITRGIKITVLTSFEGTYFKNYKIHFAFSYEITIENHSKDSVQLTSRHWEIFDSLNDLEYVDGEGVIGKKPVLKPGEQHTYSSGCLLSSPYGAMKGYFNMINFTSTKSFRVIVPTFRLCAPFALN, translated from the coding sequence ATGGTTTCTCAAATCACAAGAGGCATAAAAATTACGGTATTGACTAGTTTTGAAGGAACATACTTCAAAAACTACAAGATACATTTTGCCTTTAGTTATGAAATCACCATCGAAAACCACAGCAAAGATTCTGTACAACTCACTTCTCGTCATTGGGAAATTTTCGACTCCTTAAACGATTTGGAATACGTTGATGGTGAAGGCGTTATTGGTAAAAAACCGGTTTTAAAACCAGGAGAACAACACACTTACAGTTCTGGATGCTTGCTATCATCGCCTTATGGCGCCATGAAAGGTTATTTCAATATGATTAACTTTACTTCTACTAAATCTTTCAGGGTTATTGTACCCACTTTTAGACTGTGCGCACCTTTCGCATTAAACTAA
- a CDS encoding type IX secretion system plug protein translates to MKTAYAVLLSFFYFTVTAQTQIEVAPPYNIKTAAFTQNNQNVVPIFRLGDQFNFEFDDLFGNEADYYYEITHCDYNWVPTDIPKSEYLSGFDGQKIQETINSFNTLQIFTHYKLSLPNNYTNRLLLSGNYVLTILNSDKEVVTKRYFVLYEDLVPVSLKIRRARTVKDIYAKHNLEIEIKGEDRILFQNPMQNLKVLLLQNGKFCTAIKNVPPQYTVSNNYVYKYDKETQFWAGNEFLNFDSKDIKNANNYVSFVNSDNGIYNTHLFTNNDKSSFPYSNYSDINGNFTIRKFDAENNITESDYSWVYFSLSSPLADPSSSIYIVGMFNNYSTTPEFKMDFNTKKGLYEKAVLIKQGFTNYQYLTVNSKGIIDQEHAIDGNFYQTENEYTVLVYYKGSADRYEKVIGKGTANSLNITN, encoded by the coding sequence ATGAAAACAGCCTACGCAGTATTACTTTCGTTTTTTTATTTTACAGTTACAGCACAAACACAAATTGAAGTTGCACCTCCTTATAACATCAAAACAGCAGCTTTTACCCAAAACAATCAAAACGTAGTTCCGATTTTCCGGTTAGGAGATCAATTTAATTTTGAATTTGATGATTTGTTTGGTAACGAAGCCGACTATTATTATGAAATCACACACTGCGATTACAATTGGGTTCCAACAGACATTCCAAAAAGCGAATATCTTTCTGGTTTTGATGGTCAAAAAATTCAGGAAACTATAAACTCTTTCAATACATTACAGATTTTTACGCATTACAAATTATCGCTTCCAAATAATTACACGAATAGATTACTCCTTAGCGGTAATTATGTACTTACCATTTTAAATTCTGACAAAGAAGTAGTCACAAAAAGATATTTTGTTTTATACGAAGACCTAGTGCCAGTTTCTTTGAAAATCAGAAGAGCCCGAACCGTCAAAGATATTTATGCCAAACACAATTTAGAAATTGAAATCAAAGGAGAAGATCGAATATTATTTCAAAATCCGATGCAAAACCTAAAAGTATTATTGCTTCAAAACGGAAAATTCTGTACCGCCATCAAAAATGTTCCTCCGCAATATACCGTCAGCAATAATTATGTTTATAAATACGATAAGGAAACCCAGTTTTGGGCAGGAAATGAATTTTTGAATTTTGATTCCAAAGACATCAAAAATGCCAATAACTACGTGAGTTTTGTCAATTCGGATAATGGAATTTACAATACACATTTATTCACCAACAATGACAAATCCAGTTTCCCATACTCTAACTATTCGGACATTAACGGAAACTTTACAATTAGAAAATTTGACGCAGAAAACAACATCACCGAATCTGATTATTCTTGGGTTTACTTCAGTCTTTCGTCACCTTTGGCAGATCCGAGTTCTTCCATTTACATCGTGGGAATGTTCAACAATTATAGCACAACCCCAGAATTCAAAATGGATTTCAACACTAAAAAAGGTCTTTATGAGAAAGCCGTTTTAATCAAACAAGGATTTACAAACTACCAATACCTGACGGTAAACTCCAAAGGAATTATCGATCAGGAACACGCCATTGACGGAAATTTTTATCAAACAGAAAACGAATATACTGTTTTGGTTTACTACAAAGGAAGTGCTGACCGTTACGAAAAAGTAATTGGCAAGGGAACAGCAAATTCGTTAAATATAACAAATTAG
- a CDS encoding DEAD/DEAH box helicase: MKIAPSFLFCFDISFEKRLNCYIPTAYIIEQTEEITYLNKKASPEVLESFGVVFDNLDGSTKKLLTICEDLKPEKVFKKFSKNSKSAKTIDDLLKDSKLEFGIRQFKKTNLDQFYVGVKQENFPLSMNLGIEKDFRKSKIATNNDYLETQLHFDKHESGITYTLALKDKQTVFYPSDVAIEILLDEPGWIIVDRKLFHLQHINSKKITPFLTKKSVEIPSKLVPDYFEKFIKDIARKAAITATGFEIETRNKIVSCGIQPVLDFFKNSYHLNLTFHYNGYSFEATSTKKTHSNIDLSDLNNIRLIQHKRLESESSFADKLVELGLSKTENGLFGLSPKTEKQDPYATIQWVIENQEILESCVFSVADLKIDSKKIDTKKVRIQFSNDVKSDWFDIKMTVVCEAFEFSFSEIIPNIKNRNRLFLLPNGNYFLIPVEWMTLYGPMAKLAKIQNGNLTLPKSNFAVLEDIPQLKSSINSQETIEYQPSPLVKATLRPYQIDGIKWLLEHYNNGLGACLADDMGLGKTLQTLSTLVAVQEQLDFEKAENVQLDLFGNEIPVPKEYLKALIVLPSSLVFNWYNEARKFTPHFRRVQYIGNDRKMLSKKLEKYDLIFTSYAVVSRDISILEKYNFRYLILDESQYIKNKNSKIFKAINQIKASHKISLSGTPIENSLDDLWSQMQFINPNILGSYSFFVENYKFPIEKKQDENSLLELKNLIAPFILRRTKEQVLKDLPELSEQIFYCEMEPEQEKLYEEEKSKARNSLLKAEGDKVDKISIINTLIRLRQLSNHPKMIDSKSEMDSGKYIAATQYLETLVQSNQKTIVFSSFTSNLDFYKKWCKENKIDFCELTGETSLNEREYQVNRFQQQEKPLLFFISLKAGGVGLNITKASYVVFLDPWWNPFSEKQGIGRAHRIGQMNKVNVIRFITKNTVEEKIIRLQESKKLLSDSLLDENFIGAEIESNLSFILE; this comes from the coding sequence TTGAAAATTGCCCCCTCCTTTCTGTTCTGTTTTGACATTAGTTTTGAAAAAAGACTCAATTGTTATATCCCAACGGCATACATCATCGAACAGACGGAGGAAATAACCTATTTAAACAAAAAAGCAAGCCCCGAAGTTTTAGAAAGTTTCGGTGTTGTTTTTGACAATCTGGATGGTAGTACCAAAAAACTACTGACTATTTGCGAAGATTTAAAACCCGAAAAGGTTTTTAAGAAATTCAGCAAGAACAGCAAATCTGCCAAAACCATTGATGATTTACTCAAAGATTCAAAACTCGAATTTGGTATTCGACAGTTCAAGAAAACGAATCTTGACCAATTTTATGTTGGAGTAAAACAAGAGAACTTTCCGTTGTCGATGAATTTGGGAATCGAGAAAGACTTTAGAAAAAGTAAGATTGCAACCAATAATGATTACTTAGAAACGCAACTCCATTTTGACAAACACGAAAGCGGAATTACTTACACACTCGCTTTAAAAGACAAGCAAACAGTTTTTTACCCATCAGATGTTGCGATTGAAATACTTTTAGACGAGCCGGGCTGGATTATCGTTGACCGAAAGCTTTTTCATTTGCAACACATCAATTCCAAAAAAATCACTCCTTTTTTGACGAAAAAATCTGTTGAGATTCCGTCGAAATTGGTGCCGGACTATTTTGAAAAATTCATCAAAGATATTGCCCGAAAAGCAGCCATCACAGCAACAGGTTTTGAAATTGAAACAAGGAACAAAATCGTTTCCTGCGGAATTCAACCTGTATTGGATTTTTTCAAAAACAGTTATCATCTCAACTTAACGTTCCATTATAACGGATATTCATTTGAAGCGACTTCAACCAAAAAAACACATTCGAATATTGATTTAAGCGATTTAAACAATATCAGACTCATTCAACACAAACGTTTGGAAAGTGAATCTTCATTTGCAGATAAATTAGTAGAATTAGGTTTATCGAAAACCGAAAATGGTTTGTTTGGGCTTTCGCCAAAAACAGAAAAACAAGATCCTTACGCAACCATTCAATGGGTAATAGAAAATCAGGAAATTCTTGAATCATGTGTTTTTTCGGTTGCAGATTTAAAAATCGACAGCAAGAAAATTGACACTAAAAAAGTCAGAATTCAATTTTCTAATGATGTCAAAAGCGATTGGTTTGACATTAAAATGACCGTGGTTTGTGAAGCATTTGAATTTAGTTTCAGCGAAATCATTCCGAACATAAAAAACCGAAATCGTCTTTTCCTTTTACCAAACGGTAACTATTTTTTAATCCCCGTCGAATGGATGACGCTTTATGGCCCGATGGCAAAATTGGCAAAAATCCAAAATGGAAATCTTACTTTGCCAAAAAGCAATTTTGCCGTTTTGGAAGATATTCCCCAACTAAAAAGCTCAATTAATTCACAAGAAACAATCGAATACCAACCTTCACCTTTGGTAAAAGCTACTTTGAGACCATATCAAATAGACGGAATTAAATGGCTCTTGGAACATTACAACAATGGATTGGGCGCTTGTCTTGCCGATGATATGGGATTGGGAAAAACATTGCAAACTTTATCCACATTGGTTGCAGTGCAGGAACAATTGGATTTTGAAAAGGCCGAAAACGTTCAGCTTGATTTATTCGGAAACGAAATTCCTGTACCAAAAGAATACCTAAAAGCATTGATTGTCCTGCCTTCGTCTTTGGTTTTTAACTGGTACAACGAAGCCCGAAAATTCACTCCGCATTTTCGGAGAGTGCAATACATTGGCAACGACCGAAAAATGCTTTCGAAAAAACTAGAAAAATACGATTTGATTTTCACTAGTTACGCTGTAGTTTCCAGAGATATTTCGATTTTGGAAAAATACAATTTTAGATATTTGATTTTGGACGAAAGTCAATACATCAAAAACAAAAACTCCAAAATTTTCAAGGCAATCAATCAGATAAAAGCCAGCCATAAAATATCATTGAGCGGCACCCCGATAGAAAACTCCCTCGATGATTTATGGTCGCAAATGCAATTTATCAATCCAAATATCTTGGGAAGCTATTCTTTTTTTGTCGAAAATTACAAATTCCCAATCGAGAAAAAACAGGACGAAAACAGTTTATTAGAATTAAAAAATCTCATCGCACCTTTTATTTTACGACGAACCAAAGAACAAGTTTTAAAAGATTTACCGGAACTCTCCGAGCAAATCTTTTATTGCGAAATGGAACCCGAACAGGAAAAACTATACGAAGAAGAAAAATCCAAAGCACGCAATTCTCTATTAAAAGCTGAAGGAGATAAAGTTGACAAAATCAGCATCATCAACACTTTGATACGTTTGCGCCAATTGAGCAATCACCCAAAAATGATTGATTCAAAATCCGAAATGGATTCTGGAAAATATATTGCCGCAACCCAATATTTGGAAACTTTGGTACAATCAAACCAGAAAACAATTGTATTCAGTTCGTTTACATCCAATTTGGATTTTTATAAAAAGTGGTGCAAAGAAAACAAAATCGATTTTTGTGAGCTCACGGGAGAAACCTCTTTAAACGAAAGAGAATATCAAGTGAATCGTTTTCAGCAACAGGAAAAACCACTATTGTTTTTCATCTCCTTGAAAGCTGGCGGTGTTGGGCTCAACATTACCAAAGCCTCTTATGTAGTTTTCCTGGATCCGTGGTGGAATCCTTTTTCAGAAAAACAGGGAATTGGCCGCGCGCACCGAATTGGCCAAATGAACAAAGTCAACGTGATTCGATTTATCACCAAAAATACCGTCGAAGAAAAAATCATCCGCTTGCAGGAAAGTAAAAAATTATTATCTGATTCTCTTTTGGACGAAAACTTCATTGGCGCCGAGATTGAAAGCAATTTGAGTTTTATTTTAGAATAA
- a CDS encoding class I SAM-dependent methyltransferase: MKKLFKLILNTIPRPLLIRMSYLAQPIIAFSLKGDTYTDPIDGKSFKSFLPYGYETQRNNVLSPSTLSLERHRLLWLYLNGQTDFFTAPKKVLHFAPEQAFYKLFRKQKNLDYTTTDLFSPLADVKADICNLPFEDNQYDVILCNHVLEHIPDDTKAMQELYRVLKPGGMAILQIPQDLNRATTFADDTITDQKERAKIFGQYDHVRIYGRDYFDKLRSIGFTVVEEDYTNKIAPELVEKYCLAKGEIIPVCFK; encoded by the coding sequence ATGAAAAAACTCTTTAAACTTATACTCAACACAATTCCTCGTCCTTTATTAATCAGGATGAGTTATCTAGCGCAACCAATTATCGCTTTTTCACTAAAAGGAGACACCTATACAGACCCGATTGACGGAAAAAGTTTCAAATCATTCCTGCCTTATGGGTACGAAACACAGCGCAACAACGTACTTTCACCAAGTACGCTTTCACTAGAAAGACACCGTTTGCTTTGGTTATACTTAAATGGACAAACCGATTTTTTTACAGCTCCTAAAAAAGTATTGCATTTTGCTCCGGAACAGGCTTTTTACAAATTGTTCCGCAAGCAAAAGAACCTCGATTATACCACAACCGATTTATTTTCGCCTTTGGCGGATGTAAAAGCAGACATTTGCAATTTGCCTTTTGAGGATAATCAATATGACGTAATTCTATGTAATCACGTATTGGAGCATATTCCAGATGACACAAAAGCCATGCAGGAATTGTATCGCGTCTTGAAACCAGGCGGAATGGCTATTCTTCAAATCCCACAAGATTTGAACAGAGCTACAACATTTGCAGACGACACAATTACCGACCAAAAAGAACGCGCCAAAATATTTGGCCAATACGACCACGTGCGCATTTATGGGCGTGATTATTTTGACAAATTAAGAAGCATCGGTTTTACCGTTGTCGAGGAAGATTACACCAATAAAATAGCACCCGAATTGGTCGAAAAATATTGTTTGGCAAAAGGAGAAATCATTCCGGTTTGCTTTAAATAA
- the map gene encoding type I methionyl aminopeptidase, whose translation MIIQKTREEIELMRESALIVSKTLGMIASEIKEGVTTLYLDKRAEEFIRDHGAVPSFLGLYGFPNSLCMSPNSQVVHGIPNNKPLESGDVISVDCGAFKNGFHGDHAYSFEIGEVAPETKKLLQVTKESLYVGIRELRAGNRVEDVGNAIQKYTEAHGYGVVRELVGHGVGQKMHEDPEMPNYGKRGRGKLLIEGMVVAIEPMINMGTKNIKQHKDGWTITTADGKPSAHFEHDVAIIDGKPEILSTFYYIYKALGIVSNEEDEFRKVPLVV comes from the coding sequence ATGATTATTCAAAAAACCCGTGAGGAAATAGAGTTAATGCGTGAAAGTGCGTTAATCGTATCAAAAACATTAGGAATGATTGCTTCTGAAATAAAAGAAGGAGTTACAACATTATATCTAGACAAAAGAGCCGAAGAATTTATAAGGGATCATGGAGCTGTACCAAGTTTCCTAGGACTTTATGGTTTCCCGAATTCATTGTGCATGAGTCCAAATTCCCAAGTGGTACACGGAATCCCAAACAACAAACCTCTTGAAAGCGGTGATGTCATTTCGGTTGATTGTGGTGCTTTCAAAAACGGATTTCACGGAGATCATGCTTATTCTTTTGAAATTGGCGAGGTTGCTCCAGAAACCAAAAAATTACTTCAGGTCACCAAAGAATCTCTATATGTCGGAATCCGTGAATTACGTGCTGGAAACCGAGTAGAAGACGTTGGGAACGCCATTCAAAAATACACCGAAGCACATGGTTATGGCGTGGTTCGAGAGCTGGTTGGTCACGGTGTAGGACAAAAAATGCACGAAGATCCAGAGATGCCAAACTATGGAAAAAGAGGTCGCGGAAAGCTTTTAATCGAAGGAATGGTTGTCGCAATCGAACCGATGATTAATATGGGTACCAAAAACATCAAACAACACAAAGACGGTTGGACAATCACCACCGCTGATGGTAAACCTAGCGCCCACTTCGAACACGATGTTGCCATCATAGACGGAAAACCCGAGATTTTATCGACTTTCTATTACATCTACAAAGCTTTAGGAATTGTGAGTAATGAAGAAGATGAGTTTAGAAAAGTACCTTTGGTTGTTTAA
- a CDS encoding DUF445 domain-containing protein, whose amino-acid sequence MSATLNEQKSQKEKDLDKMKRNAFVLLGFAVVLFVVANVYNMNWLKAFSEAAMVGGIADWFAVVALFRHPLGIPIPHTALIPNNKDKIGENLGNFVSDEFLTREKLEVKIEQFNVAMKASDWLLDEKNANLVANLIVENVIPGVLKTIDDDEVKHFVQAQFSDKLGKLNFAEWIALGLESLAKSEKQEQLVTNVLKTLIVELHNHKHLIEEKVKSSTPFFSFGLADKKITEGVFNGLYDFLEQASYKDSAIRKKINEYLMQFIEELKASTEMQQKVNELVLAFANKKEVQDYINGIWLEIKTAIAADLAQKEESSIKKSIASMIQSFGKGIQADSLMVEKINYFIKNDMLSVLINNKKMIGDLISSTVKSWDTDEVSKKLELEIGSDLQYIRINGTLVGGLVGLLIYGVECVLQNFVL is encoded by the coding sequence ATGAGTGCAACTTTAAATGAGCAAAAAAGCCAAAAGGAAAAGGATTTGGATAAAATGAAAAGGAATGCATTTGTTCTTTTGGGGTTTGCGGTGGTTCTTTTTGTGGTTGCCAATGTTTATAATATGAATTGGCTCAAAGCTTTCAGTGAAGCGGCGATGGTTGGTGGAATTGCTGATTGGTTTGCGGTTGTGGCGCTGTTCCGACATCCGTTGGGAATTCCGATACCGCACACGGCTTTGATTCCGAATAATAAAGATAAAATTGGGGAGAATCTCGGGAATTTTGTTTCGGATGAGTTTTTGACAAGAGAAAAACTGGAAGTTAAAATTGAACAATTTAATGTGGCAATGAAAGCTTCGGACTGGCTACTAGATGAAAAAAACGCAAATCTTGTAGCTAATTTAATCGTAGAGAATGTGATTCCGGGTGTTTTGAAAACCATTGATGACGATGAAGTAAAACATTTTGTGCAAGCGCAATTTAGTGACAAACTTGGGAAATTGAATTTTGCCGAATGGATTGCTCTTGGTTTGGAATCGCTTGCAAAAAGCGAAAAGCAGGAACAATTGGTTACCAATGTTCTGAAAACATTGATTGTCGAACTACACAATCATAAGCATCTGATTGAAGAAAAAGTAAAGAGTTCTACTCCGTTTTTTTCTTTTGGCTTGGCCGATAAAAAAATAACTGAAGGTGTTTTTAATGGTTTGTATGATTTTTTGGAACAAGCCAGTTATAAAGATAGTGCTATTCGCAAAAAAATAAATGAGTATTTAATGCAGTTTATTGAGGAATTGAAAGCTTCAACAGAAATGCAACAGAAAGTAAACGAATTGGTTTTGGCTTTTGCCAATAAAAAAGAAGTACAGGATTATATCAACGGGATTTGGCTCGAAATCAAAACGGCGATTGCTGCTGATTTGGCTCAAAAAGAAGAATCATCAATTAAAAAAAGTATTGCCAGTATGATTCAGAGTTTTGGCAAAGGAATCCAAGCTGATTCGTTGATGGTGGAGAAGATTAATTATTTTATCAAAAATGATATGTTGTCAGTGCTTATTAATAATAAAAAAATGATTGGTGATTTGATATCTTCTACCGTTAAAAGTTGGGATACTGATGAGGTTTCGAAGAAACTCGAACTAGAAATAGGAAGTGATCTTCAGTACATACGCATTAACGGGACGCTGGTAGGAGGTTTGGTAGGGCTTTTGATTTATGGGGTAGAATGTGTTTTGCAGAATTTTGTGTTGTAA